In Terriglobia bacterium, the genomic stretch AGCGCGTCGGCAACTCGCAAGCGATATCGGCTGACGTTGATCAGCGGCACCAGGAAGATCGCGACCACAAGCAGGATTGCTGCCGCCGCGATCGTCCGCCCCTTGATGTAGCGCGACATCAGCGCACCAGTCTCAGCATGCGGTGCCAGCGAGTCAGGTCGAAAAAGTGGATCAGCACGCGCGCCATGAACGCCAACCGGTCGCCGATGCCCGTCTTCAGGTATTGTCCGGCTGGCGTTTCAAACGACCAGTAAATGAACATCGGGCGGCCAATGATGTTCTCCCGCGGAATGAATCCCCAATAGCGGCTGTCGTAGCTGACGTCGCGGTTGTCGCCCATGGCAAAGTAACGGTTCGGCGGCACCACTAGTTCGCCGTTCTCGATGGAGTTGCTCATCGCTAGGTGCCAGTCGGGCGTGACCGAGTTGGCCTCGCCCGGCGGAATGGCGGGAAAATTATCGCGATACAGGTTATAGCTTCCGTTATGGATGACGTAGGGCTCGTTCAGCTTTTGGCCGTTGCGATAGACGGCGCCGTCCTGCAGGTGAATGCGGTCGCCGGGCTGGCCGATAATGCGTTTCACCACGTACAGGCCCGGTTCGGCGGGCGAGAGGAAGACCACGATGTCCTGGTCCTTGACCTGGTGGTACGGGATCAGCGGCATCCAGCGCGTTTTCGGGCCCATGGTGTCGCGGTCCACGAATACGTGGTCGCCGATCAGCAGCGTGTTCTCCATCGAACTGGAGGGAATCTCGAACGCCTGCAGGCAGAAGGTAATGATAAACAGTCCTACCGCCAGCACCAGCGCCATGGACTGTATGAATTCCGCCTTGGTCTCGCCCTTCTTTTCCTGAACAGGCGGCTTTTCGATTTCGACGGCTGCTCTTGCGTGCTTCGCCACGTGCCTCCGGTCGGCTCAGCGCACCACGCGGAAGGCGCGGTCCCAGCGCGTCTCCTGCACGAAATGCGTAATCATGTAAGCCAAGCGAGTGAGTTTACCATCCTCGTCGTGCGGCCCGGAGTACGGCTCCGGGTTCCGGAACGACCAGTAGATCAGCAGCGGCCGCCCGATGATGTTACCGCGCGGCACGAATCCCCAGTAGCGGCTGTCCAGACTCTCGTCGCGGTTGTCGCCCAGCACGAAATACTGGTCGGGCGGGACCACCAGTTCGCCTCCGCGCACCAGCGTGCGCAACCGCAGCCACCATCGCGCTTCCACGTTGGCCGACAGATAGTTCAGATCGGGGAAGTCATCGCGATAATAGTCGCGCACCGGTGAGCGGTACAAAACGTACTTCTCCTTCACTGGCTTGCCGTTCACCCAGACCTGCTTGTTGATCAGCCGCACGCGATCGCCCGGGGTCGCGATCACCCGCTTCACGAAATGCTGCGCTGGGTGCACCGGATAGCGGAACACGATGATATCGCCGCGCTGGATTGGCGAATAGGGAAGCAAGCTCCCCCAGTGCCCTCCGCTGGCGTAATGCACCTTGTCCACCAGCAGGTAATCGCCGATGAGCAAGGTGTTCTCCATGGACTCGGATGGAATCTGGAACGCCTGCACAATAAAGGTAATGACGAACACGGCGATCACCACCGTGCCGGCCAGCGACTGCACCGACCCCAACCATCCCGTGCCTGCTTGAGGAAGGCGTTGCTGTGGGACCGAGCTGTTGGCTTGCTCGGGACCGGGCGCCATCGACGCCGCCGGCTCCGCTGCGTGATCGAGGGTCCCCGGCGGCACTACGGCTCCGCTGGCTGGCTCCGGCGCGCCGACTTCGGACTGGGATTGTCCAGACTGCGTAAGTACTCCAGTGCTTTGCTGGCCGCGCCCTGCTCGGCCTGTTTCTTGGTAAGACCCTCGCCGCGGGCGGCAATTTCCGGTTGCTGGTGTTCGCCATGGGTGCGCACACGAGCTTCCACGGTGAACGTCTTCTGATGCTCCGGCCCGCGCTCCTTGACCAGCACGTAAGACGGTTGCGACCAGCCCATCGAGTGCGCCGTCTCCTGTAATGCCGACTTGAAGTCGTTTACCGGCAGCAGGTCGCCGCTGCCCTTGGCCATCTGCTCCAGTTCCGGCTCCAGAATCTCGTCCAGAATCAAGGCCCGGGCCTTCTCCAGTCCCGCGTCCAGGTACATGGCCGCGACCACCGCCTCCAGCGCGTCCACCAGCAGCGCTGTCTTGCTGCGTCCGCCGCTTTTATCTTCCCCCCGCCCCAGCCGCAGATAGCGTCCGATCTGCAACTGCTTGGCGGCGCGGATCAAGTGCTTCTCGCTAACCAGGTATGCCCTCAACTTCGACAGCTCGCCCTCGCTGAACTGCGGAAAACGCTGGAAAAGCTCCTGGCTGGTGACGAACCCGAGCACGGCGTCGCCCAGGAACTCGAGCTGTTCGTTATCAGGTACGAAATTCGGCTCGCCGCCGTTCCGGGACTCCGCCTCGCGGGCATGCGAACTGTGGGTCAGCGCTTGCTGGAGAAGTTCAGGACGAGAGAAATGATGGTCCAGTGCTTCTTCCAATGCACCGATGTCTCGCGCTTTCATATCGACCGTTGCGTCCCAAGCATCAGATAAACTGGCCCCTCATCCCACCACACCGCTGCGTAGCCGATGTCATCCCGAGCCAGGGACGGCTCCCGCGCGTTTTTTCCAGCGCGGACAACCCGAGTCGCGGGTTCTCTGTGTTTCCTCTCTCGGCTACACCAATTCTGAAACTCCTCTGGTCTTCGCCTTTACTGCTGCGGCGGCTTCGCAGCCGGCGGTAGGCTGGGCGTTGGCGACGTTGGTGCCGGTGTCGCGGCCGGCGGTGGCGCGCTCAGCAGTTTTTGCAGCCGATCGCGCTCCATCTTCGCCAGGTTGTTGGCCTGCGGCGCATCCGCCGAGTACTGCACCGCCTTGTTCGCAGCGTCCAGCGCCTGCTGGTATTTCTTCTGCTGGTCCAACGCTACCGACAGCCGGAGATACGTTACCGGGTCCGGCTGCGCATTCAGTTCCGCCGACTTGCGCAGGTTGGTTTCCGCCGCGGGATAGTCCTTCTTGACCATGGCCACGGTGCCGAGCGCGTCATACGCCATCGCTCGCATCGAACTCTTGAAAGCCTGCACTCGCTCCGGCGGCGCATTGGCCGGGATCAGCAGGTCGGTATCGATGGTCTCCAGCGCCTTGTTGGCGTCCTTGACTGCCTCGTTCAAGCGCTCCTCGCGATCAAGATCAGTCTCCCGCGTGCTCTGCGCGGTAACCGTGGCGAAGGTCACCAGCCCCTCGGGATTTTTGGGATCGATGGCCAGCAACTTCTTCGCCATTTCCACCGTCTTGTCGCCGTTGTTGGCGTTCTGGTAGTCGTACATTGCCTTGCGGTAGATCAGCGCCCGCAGCTCGCTGTCCGGATACTTGGCGGCGAAGGCCTCGGCGGCAGCCTCCCCGGCGGCCGGCCCCGTTGCGGCGATGGCGTCCTGGTAGGCCTTGTATTCCTCCTGCGACTTCGCCTGCGGCATGGCTTTGCCGCCCTGGCTCATTTGCGGGGGCGGCGTCGGGGCGGCTGGCTGGCTCTGGGGCGGGTTTCCCATTTGCCCGGATTGCCCCGGGTTGACCGTCGGCGACTTAGGGTTGGCCGGCTCTACCTTCCCCTGCGCGAGCGCGGTCGTGATCGCCGCGCCGATAAAGACCGTCAGCATGAACAAGCGCTTCATTATCCTTTTCTCCTCAGCCGGCGCGGACCGTCGCCTTGCACGGCTCCGCCGCCGGAGAACTTTATTGACGTCGCGGCTCATACGGCTGCTGGAGGCCGCGCTCAGCCGCCGCGCGCGTCTCCGGGGTTATGTCTCCCGCTGACAGCGCCGCCTTGTAGTGCTCCACGGCAGCGGCGCGGTTTGCCTGGATGTCGGAAATCCTGCCCAGGTAAATGTGTGCCCAGGCGCGCAGCTTCGGATCGCGCGCGACTTGCACCGTGCGCTCGAAGTAATCCCGCGCCCCGTTGATGTCCCGGTTCAGGGTGGCCGCCCTGGCCAGGATAAACAGCGCCCGCCCGGCGTCTTCTTTGTTCTGATCCAGCGCCTGCTCCGCCAGGTGATGCGCACTGTCGTAGTCGCCCGCATCCAGCCGCTGTTCCGCCAGGTCCAGCAATCCGGCTTGCGGCGCGACCGTCGACAGCACCTCCGGTGCCGCGCCGCTGGCCGCGAACCGGACCCCTTCCGCTCGCTTGCTCTCGCGGCCCACATCCAGGTAGTACAGCCAGTCGGGCAAAGCGTCGCGCAGGCCCACCGGCTCGTTCTCGAATTTCACTAGTTGCTCGTAGAAATAGCGCGTCAGAATGAAGCCTTCCTCGACCGCCTCCTCCGCCTCGCGCTGCCGCATCGGCTCGGCATTCTTGCCGCTGGCCGACAACCGCGCTTCGATGGCCCGAATCATCGATTCGATCACCAGCAGCGAAATGTCGCGCTTGTAGCTCTCCTCCAGCGGCGCTCTCTGCACCGTCTTCAGCAAGGGCAACATTCGCTCCATCGCCCCAGCGCGTTTGAGCAGCATCGGGTCGAGGATGAAGTGCAGATACGTGTGGCGGATCTGGTCGATGCCCAACGCCTTGCCGGCGGGCGCAACCACCATGAAGTAATCCACGCCGTAATTGCGTGCGTTCACCAGCCCGGGCGCCGCCATCGGTTCCATGTACACGGTGAAGGTCCGGCCCAGGTACCCGCTCAGCGGCAGCCGCAGGTACAGGTCGGTGGTCAGCATCATCTTCGACACCGGATCGTGGAAGCGCGCCGCCAGCTCCTCGTACTGGTAACGGTGCTCCTCCCAGATGTGATGCAGCTTCGCCGTCTCCGCGAATCGCGCCAGCAACGGCACGAAACCCAGCACGTAATACGCGTCCGGCGGCATATCGGCCTCTTTGACCTTGAGGTTGAACTTCGGCGCCTCGCCCAAGTTCAATGCCAGCGAGACGTACTGCGCCAGCTCGCGGGCCGATTCCGCCTTCTGATGATCGCGGTAGAACGCGCACATCTTCGCGCTCGCTGCCTGCGCTTCCTTCGACCCGCTCACCGCCTTCGCCACTTCGGCGTTCACTTGCGCGCGGATGCCCTCGTTGCTTGCCCCGGCATCGTAACCGCAGTTGTTGATGGCGGCCAGCACGCTGAAGATGGTCTCACTGGTTTCCAGCGTGATTTTCGAGGTCGTTTGTGCCGCTGCCGGCAGCGCCAGCAGGCACAGCGCCAACCGCACCATTTGACGGGAGAATCGCGTTAACACAAAGCTCCTGAAGCACTCCGGAGACCCAGGACGCAGACGAAACGTCCGGGGCGGCCAAGGGCGGGGTCTAAGTTCTAAGTTTACGAGCTAGTCAGCGGGCTGGTCAAACGGCAAACGCGGATCGAAAAATCGCCGGCACGCCGGAAAACAAAATCCCGCACCGCGCATCAATACTAAGCGGAGGTGTGTATGGCGCGCGTTCCGGGCTTGGAGAAAAATCAGGCGCCCTGGCATTTGCGCTGGTTTTACGGCACCATGCGCAAGATGTTCGGCAAGGACCTTACGCCGGCAAAAATCCAGATGCGGGTACCCGGCATTGTCTGGGGCGGGATCGCCATGGAAACCGCCCTGGGACGAAAGCGGCGCGTGTCGTTGCGCCTTACGCAGTTGGCCAAGGTGCGCACCGCGGCGCGCGTCGGCTGTCCGTTTTGAGTGGACATCAATTCTGCCGTGGGCAGAAAAGCCGGCTTGTCCGACGACAAGTTGCTCGCCCTTCGCGGTGACGATCTGTCCGGACTCAGTGATGTCGAGCGCCTGGTCATTGAACTGGCGGACGCGATGGCAACCGCTCCGTCGAATGTGTCTGACGAACTGTACGAGCGCTTGCGCAGCCAGTTCTCGGTGGAGCAGTTGCTCGAGTTGGGAGCGCAGATCGCGTTTGAAAACTTCCGGGCGCGCCTGAACCGCGTCTTCGATGTGGGCAG encodes the following:
- the rnc gene encoding ribonuclease III, which encodes MKARDIGALEEALDHHFSRPELLQQALTHSSHAREAESRNGGEPNFVPDNEQLEFLGDAVLGFVTSQELFQRFPQFSEGELSKLRAYLVSEKHLIRAAKQLQIGRYLRLGRGEDKSGGRSKTALLVDALEAVVAAMYLDAGLEKARALILDEILEPELEQMAKGSGDLLPVNDFKSALQETAHSMGWSQPSYVLVKERGPEHQKTFTVEARVRTHGEHQQPEIAARGEGLTKKQAEQGAASKALEYLRSLDNPSPKSARRSQPAEP
- the lepB gene encoding signal peptidase I; this encodes MALVLAVGLFIITFCLQAFEIPSSSMENTLLIGDHVFVDRDTMGPKTRWMPLIPYHQVKDQDIVVFLSPAEPGLYVVKRIIGQPGDRIHLQDGAVYRNGQKLNEPYVIHNGSYNLYRDNFPAIPPGEANSVTPDWHLAMSNSIENGELVVPPNRYFAMGDNRDVSYDSRYWGFIPRENIIGRPMFIYWSFETPAGQYLKTGIGDRLAFMARVLIHFFDLTRWHRMLRLVR
- the lepB gene encoding signal peptidase I, translating into MPPGTLDHAAEPAASMAPGPEQANSSVPQQRLPQAGTGWLGSVQSLAGTVVIAVFVITFIVQAFQIPSESMENTLLIGDYLLVDKVHYASGGHWGSLLPYSPIQRGDIIVFRYPVHPAQHFVKRVIATPGDRVRLINKQVWVNGKPVKEKYVLYRSPVRDYYRDDFPDLNYLSANVEARWWLRLRTLVRGGELVVPPDQYFVLGDNRDESLDSRYWGFVPRGNIIGRPLLIYWSFRNPEPYSGPHDEDGKLTRLAYMITHFVQETRWDRAFRVVR